In Archangium violaceum, the following are encoded in one genomic region:
- a CDS encoding serine hydrolase domain-containing protein has protein sequence MRIRALPLLLLTSCTAAQNTVAPASPSPVAQVTTSSAQGRKLDAATPLKTASSTPFTVSAGWYVTERDGHLLLEDPERQLRLTLLEVPGPSAERALAAAWKQTRPDFALPVKHAAHPPAQDGWDEIFQNTYEPPPQEARVVVGLARRKGDTNYVVLLDGAAAAMDRRGAQAAQVLLGFKSARLGEESFAGKAPLPLTAERLRSFESFIEQARKTMKIPGVAVAVVQGNQVLLEKGFGARELGKPEPVTPETLFLIGSTSKSLTTLMMARLVDEGLFDWDTPATRLLPDFSLADAEVTKKLTVRNTVCACTGMPRQDMEMIFEYAGVTGEQRIAEMRRMKPTTGIGETFQYSNPMVTAGGYMAAHTAEPLFPLGQAYDRVMQSRIFDALGMKSTTFDFARAAKQDHASPHGMTLTLDYTPLPLSQDEVIVPVRPAGGAWSNLRDMERYVMLELSKGRTPEGQKLVSEANMLARREPQVKITDTMSYGLGLMVGEDHGARVIHHGGNTLGFSSDMFFLPDANVGVVLLTNVQGDGPFRNAVRRKFLELLFDGRDEARAQLDFALKNQREQSEKELSAIRAKPDLAWVKTLAGTWYNAGLGRITLRVEGSSAVLDAGEWRSTLGERREKNGARTLVLMDPPMAGTELQPRKEAEHTTLVLEMPQLRYVFEKRAAQASSRP, from the coding sequence ATGCGCATCCGCGCCCTGCCCCTGCTCCTGCTCACCTCCTGTACCGCGGCCCAGAACACCGTCGCTCCGGCCTCCCCTTCCCCGGTGGCTCAGGTCACCACCTCCTCCGCCCAGGGCCGGAAGCTCGACGCGGCCACGCCCCTGAAGACGGCCTCGAGCACGCCCTTCACCGTGTCCGCCGGGTGGTACGTCACCGAGCGGGACGGGCACCTGCTGCTCGAGGACCCCGAGCGGCAGCTCCGCCTCACCCTCCTGGAGGTGCCCGGCCCCTCCGCCGAGCGCGCCCTCGCCGCCGCCTGGAAGCAGACCCGGCCCGACTTCGCCCTCCCCGTGAAGCACGCGGCCCACCCGCCCGCACAGGATGGCTGGGACGAAATCTTCCAGAACACCTACGAGCCTCCGCCCCAGGAGGCGCGCGTCGTCGTCGGCCTCGCCCGGCGCAAGGGTGACACCAACTACGTCGTCCTCCTGGATGGCGCCGCGGCCGCCATGGATCGCCGGGGGGCCCAGGCCGCTCAAGTCCTCCTCGGCTTCAAGTCGGCCCGGCTCGGCGAGGAGTCCTTCGCCGGCAAGGCCCCGCTGCCGCTGACCGCCGAGCGCCTCCGGTCCTTCGAGTCCTTCATCGAGCAGGCCCGCAAGACGATGAAGATTCCAGGCGTGGCCGTCGCCGTCGTCCAGGGCAACCAGGTCCTCCTCGAGAAGGGCTTCGGGGCGCGGGAACTCGGCAAGCCGGAGCCGGTGACGCCGGAGACGCTCTTCCTCATCGGCTCCACGAGCAAGTCGCTCACCACGCTGATGATGGCGCGGCTGGTGGACGAGGGCCTCTTCGACTGGGACACCCCCGCCACCCGGCTCCTGCCCGACTTCTCGCTCGCCGACGCCGAGGTGACGAAGAAGCTCACCGTGCGCAACACCGTGTGCGCCTGCACCGGCATGCCGCGCCAGGACATGGAGATGATCTTCGAGTACGCGGGCGTCACCGGCGAGCAGCGCATCGCCGAGATGCGGCGGATGAAGCCCACCACCGGCATCGGCGAGACCTTCCAGTACAGCAACCCCATGGTGACCGCTGGCGGCTACATGGCCGCGCACACCGCCGAGCCCCTGTTCCCGCTCGGCCAGGCATATGACCGCGTGATGCAGTCGCGCATCTTCGACGCCCTGGGCATGAAGTCCACCACCTTCGACTTCGCCCGCGCGGCGAAGCAGGACCACGCCTCGCCGCATGGGATGACCCTCACGCTCGACTACACGCCCCTGCCCCTGTCCCAGGACGAGGTCATCGTCCCGGTCCGCCCCGCCGGCGGCGCCTGGTCCAACCTCCGGGACATGGAGCGCTACGTGATGCTCGAGCTCTCCAAGGGCCGCACGCCCGAGGGCCAGAAGCTCGTCTCCGAGGCCAACATGCTCGCGCGCCGCGAGCCGCAGGTGAAGATCACCGACACCATGAGCTACGGGCTGGGACTCATGGTGGGCGAGGACCACGGCGCCCGCGTCATCCACCACGGCGGCAACACGCTGGGCTTCAGCTCGGACATGTTCTTCCTGCCCGATGCCAACGTCGGCGTCGTCCTGCTCACGAACGTGCAGGGGGATGGCCCCTTCCGCAACGCCGTCCGCCGCAAGTTCCTGGAGCTGCTCTTCGACGGCCGCGACGAGGCCCGCGCCCAGCTCGACTTCGCCCTGAAGAACCAGCGCGAGCAGTCCGAGAAGGAGCTGTCCGCCATCCGCGCCAAGCCCGACCTGGCCTGGGTGAAGACCCTGGCCGGCACCTGGTACAACGCGGGCCTCGGACGCATCACCCTGCGCGTCGAGGGCTCGAGCGCGGTGCTCGACGCGGGCGAGTGGCGCAGCACCCTGGGCGAGAGGCGGGAGAAGAACGGCGCGCGCACGCTCGTCCTCATGGACCCGCCGATGGCCGGCACCGAGCTCCAGCCCCGGAAGGAGGCGGAGCACACCACGCTCGTGCTGGAGATGCCGCAACTGCGCTACGTCTTCGAGAAGCGGGCGGCCCAGGCCTCCAGCAGGCCGTGA
- a CDS encoding amidohydrolase family protein, with protein sequence MGERDSTVIRRTAMRYRHLSLLLLTSCATVSSSASSPSEPAKGASSPGAPTRVWRQERAVVVRHATVMPASGAAIEDGAIAFADGKILAVGRNADVATPPGAEEVDGTGLYVTPGIIDSHSHLGVFATPESVANNDGNEATAPVTAEVSAEHSFWPQDPGLRRAAAGGITAMLVLPGSANLIGGRGFPVKLHFGRSAAEMRFPGAKDGLKMACGENPRRVYGGAQRRAPSTRMGNVAGFRQAFSRAREYMEKWDAWGKKGKDGGPAPLRDLQLETLAEVMRGNLLVQNHCYRADEMAVMLQVADEFGYSIRSFHHALEAYKLRDQLADKHVAVSTWADWWGFKLEAWDGIPQNAGLVSQAGGRAVIHSDSALGIQRLNQEAGKAMWRARESGIPITEEEALRWVTLHPAWVMGVEEKTGSLEPGKMADVVLWKNHPLSVYARAQRVWADGVVTYDVTNGALEASDFELGERAGASAKLAVLPSAVPVLKDAGIEARCEPTKDAACAQPLEVKADACTAFQDVAVLSNGTWQAHASVLVENGQVTRVQAGALDALPAGCRAVEGKGRVLAPGFVDPLTGLGVVEVGLEESAVDDALRGEAAKEPIRAALRIVDSFNPAAETLPVARLGGVVAAGVIPSGGLVSGQSAWVTTDGAVRRAPLALHINLGLSGRDAVSGSRALVLERLREVLFDARAYNNRKSEFEHNRMRALSASRLDLEALQPALAGTMPVVVAANRVSDIRAALALGREFGLKLVIAGGREAWMVARELAEAKVPVVVQPTQNLPSTFDGLNSRLDSAALLSGAGVKVLISTLGESHMVRTLAQEAGNAVAWGLPYADALRAITTNVTEAFGLEGGQVAPGQTADLVLWNGDPLEVSSRPLGMWVGGKQVPLTSRQQALFEKYRTLAK encoded by the coding sequence ATGGGCGAGCGCGATTCTACCGTGATACGACGAACGGCCATGCGCTATCGCCACCTGTCCTTGTTGCTATTGACCTCCTGCGCGACCGTCTCCTCGAGCGCTTCCTCCCCCTCCGAGCCCGCCAAGGGGGCTTCTTCTCCTGGCGCCCCGACGCGCGTGTGGCGTCAGGAGCGCGCGGTGGTGGTGCGGCACGCCACGGTGATGCCCGCCTCGGGCGCGGCCATCGAGGACGGAGCCATTGCTTTCGCGGACGGTAAGATTCTGGCGGTGGGGCGCAACGCGGACGTGGCCACCCCTCCCGGGGCCGAGGAGGTGGACGGCACGGGCCTCTACGTGACGCCCGGCATCATCGACTCACACAGCCACCTGGGCGTGTTCGCCACGCCGGAGAGCGTCGCCAACAACGATGGGAACGAGGCCACGGCGCCGGTGACGGCCGAGGTGTCCGCCGAGCACTCCTTCTGGCCGCAGGACCCGGGGCTGCGTCGAGCGGCGGCCGGTGGAATCACCGCCATGCTGGTGCTGCCGGGCAGCGCCAACCTCATTGGAGGGCGAGGCTTCCCGGTGAAGCTGCACTTCGGCCGCTCGGCGGCGGAGATGCGCTTTCCCGGGGCGAAGGACGGCCTGAAGATGGCCTGCGGCGAGAATCCCCGCCGTGTGTACGGGGGAGCGCAGCGGCGTGCTCCCTCCACGCGCATGGGCAACGTGGCCGGCTTCCGGCAGGCCTTCTCCCGGGCGCGCGAGTACATGGAGAAGTGGGACGCCTGGGGGAAGAAGGGGAAGGATGGAGGGCCCGCTCCGCTCCGGGATTTGCAGCTGGAGACGCTGGCGGAGGTGATGCGCGGCAACCTGCTGGTGCAGAACCACTGCTACCGCGCGGACGAGATGGCGGTGATGCTCCAGGTGGCCGACGAGTTCGGCTACTCCATCCGCTCCTTCCACCACGCGCTGGAGGCCTACAAGCTGCGCGACCAGCTGGCGGACAAGCACGTGGCGGTGTCCACGTGGGCGGATTGGTGGGGCTTCAAGCTGGAGGCCTGGGATGGGATTCCGCAGAACGCGGGCCTGGTGTCGCAGGCGGGTGGGCGTGCCGTCATCCATTCGGACTCGGCGCTGGGCATCCAGCGGCTCAACCAGGAGGCCGGCAAGGCGATGTGGCGGGCGCGCGAGTCCGGCATCCCCATCACCGAGGAGGAGGCGCTGCGCTGGGTGACGCTGCACCCCGCGTGGGTGATGGGCGTGGAGGAGAAGACGGGCTCGCTGGAGCCGGGAAAGATGGCGGACGTGGTGTTGTGGAAGAACCACCCGCTCTCCGTGTATGCCCGCGCGCAGCGCGTCTGGGCGGACGGTGTCGTCACCTATGACGTGACGAATGGTGCCCTGGAGGCGAGCGACTTCGAGCTGGGCGAGCGCGCCGGGGCCTCGGCGAAGCTGGCGGTGTTGCCCTCGGCGGTGCCGGTGTTGAAGGACGCGGGAATCGAGGCCCGTTGCGAGCCCACGAAGGACGCCGCCTGCGCCCAGCCGCTGGAGGTGAAGGCCGACGCGTGCACCGCGTTCCAGGACGTGGCGGTCCTCTCCAATGGGACGTGGCAGGCGCACGCCTCGGTGCTGGTGGAGAATGGGCAGGTGACGCGGGTGCAGGCGGGGGCGCTCGACGCGCTGCCGGCGGGGTGCCGTGCGGTGGAGGGCAAGGGCCGGGTGCTGGCGCCGGGCTTCGTGGATCCGCTCACGGGCCTGGGCGTGGTGGAGGTGGGGCTGGAGGAGTCGGCGGTGGATGACGCGCTGCGGGGCGAGGCGGCCAAGGAGCCCATCCGCGCGGCGCTGCGCATCGTCGACAGCTTCAACCCGGCGGCGGAGACGCTGCCCGTGGCGAGGCTGGGCGGTGTCGTCGCGGCGGGCGTGATTCCGTCGGGCGGACTGGTGTCCGGGCAGAGCGCGTGGGTGACGACGGATGGCGCGGTGCGTCGCGCGCCGCTGGCCCTGCACATCAACCTGGGCCTGTCCGGCCGGGACGCGGTGTCCGGCTCGCGCGCGCTGGTGCTGGAGCGGCTGCGCGAGGTGCTGTTCGACGCGCGGGCGTACAACAACCGGAAGAGCGAGTTCGAGCACAACCGGATGCGCGCGTTGTCGGCGAGCCGGCTGGACCTGGAGGCGCTGCAGCCGGCGCTGGCGGGGACGATGCCGGTGGTGGTGGCGGCCAACCGGGTGTCGGACATCCGGGCGGCGTTGGCGCTCGGGCGCGAGTTCGGGCTGAAGCTGGTCATCGCCGGTGGGCGCGAGGCGTGGATGGTGGCGCGGGAGCTGGCGGAGGCGAAGGTACCCGTCGTGGTGCAGCCCACGCAGAACCTGCCCTCGACGTTCGACGGGCTGAACAGCCGGTTGGACTCGGCGGCGCTGCTGAGTGGGGCGGGGGTGAAGGTGCTCATCTCCACGCTGGGCGAGTCGCACATGGTGCGCACGCTGGCGCAGGAGGCGGGCAACGCGGTGGCGTGGGGTCTGCCGTACGCGGACGCGCTGCGAGCCATCACCACTAATGTGACGGAGGCGTTCGGGTTGGAGGGAGGCCAGGTGGCGCCGGGTCAGACGGCGGACCTGGTGCTGTGGAATGGAGACCCGCTGGAGGTGAGCAGCCGGCCGTTGGGCATGTGGGTGGGAGGGAAGCAGGTGCCGCTCACCAGCCGTCAGCAGGCGCTGTTCGAGAAATACCGGACGCTGGCGAAGTAG
- a CDS encoding DUF4240 domain-containing protein, which produces MSIEQFWKLIESSRRGFNPHRIDGNMEQQSEELRRLLLKLPPEEIIDFRNHLLERMATAFHWDLWGAAYIIAGGCSDDGFADFRSWLISMGRRVFESAVSNPESLLDVVDTPGVEDFFFEEFPDVPAQAYAELTGRELPSYAGHSPVGPAGQAWSEDEGNLARRFPKLWARYHRG; this is translated from the coding sequence ATGAGCATCGAACAGTTCTGGAAGCTCATCGAGTCATCCCGGAGAGGCTTCAACCCTCACCGGATTGACGGAAACATGGAGCAGCAGAGCGAGGAACTCAGGCGGCTGCTGTTGAAGCTCCCCCCCGAGGAGATCATCGACTTCCGCAACCATCTCCTCGAACGGATGGCCACGGCATTCCACTGGGACCTGTGGGGGGCCGCCTACATCATCGCGGGCGGCTGCTCGGATGATGGCTTCGCGGACTTCCGGAGCTGGTTGATCTCGATGGGACGTCGTGTCTTCGAAAGCGCGGTGTCGAATCCAGAATCACTCCTCGACGTGGTCGATACGCCTGGAGTCGAGGACTTCTTCTTCGAAGAGTTTCCAGATGTGCCGGCACAGGCCTACGCGGAGCTGACAGGACGCGAGCTCCCCTCGTACGCGGGCCACTCCCCGGTTGGCCCCGCCGGACAAGCGTGGAGCGAAGACGAGGGGAACCTCGCGCGGAGGTTCCCCAAGCTCTGGGCTCGATACCACCGGGGATGA
- a CDS encoding class I SAM-dependent methyltransferase — MAGNDARGRTPLSLVGQEPDLVFYTRQATERGGPVLVLGSANGRVAWTLAEHGLSVLGVDPSERMVRAAEESRASVSAEVAGRVRFLLADPRSLRQPERFPVVLAPQNALGLMSTHEDLEAFLATVRYHLVPGGLFVYDVLNPSTEPASTQNRDEDDPGAALEPRRPGFSFHLRERRQPGAPLGIRRLKLKPFSVQELDAAMAAGGLTPRERYGRFDGKPFDPEDSRHIGVAEG, encoded by the coding sequence ATGGCCGGAAACGACGCGCGCGGCCGCACGCCGCTCTCCCTTGTCGGGCAGGAGCCCGACCTTGTCTTCTACACGCGCCAGGCGACCGAGCGTGGTGGGCCCGTGCTGGTGCTGGGCTCGGCCAACGGGCGCGTGGCCTGGACGCTGGCCGAGCACGGGCTGTCCGTACTGGGGGTGGACCCCTCGGAGCGGATGGTGCGGGCCGCCGAGGAGTCCCGGGCCTCGGTGTCGGCCGAGGTGGCCGGCCGGGTGCGCTTCCTCCTGGCGGATCCGCGCTCCCTGCGCCAGCCCGAGCGCTTCCCCGTGGTGCTCGCCCCCCAGAACGCCCTGGGGCTGATGAGCACGCACGAGGACCTCGAGGCCTTCCTGGCCACCGTGCGCTACCACCTCGTCCCCGGGGGTCTCTTCGTCTACGACGTGCTCAACCCGTCCACCGAGCCCGCCTCCACGCAGAACCGCGACGAGGACGACCCCGGCGCCGCGCTCGAGCCGCGCCGGCCGGGGTTCTCCTTCCACCTGCGCGAGCGCCGGCAGCCCGGCGCGCCGCTCGGCATCCGCCGCCTCAAGCTGAAGCCCTTCTCCGTGCAGGAGCTGGACGCGGCGATGGCGGCCGGGGGCCTCACCCCCCGCGAGCGCTACGGGCGCTTCGACGGCAAGCCCTTCGATCCCGAGGACTCGCGGCACATCGGCGTGGCGGAGGGGTAG
- a CDS encoding sigma 54-interacting transcriptional regulator, with translation MSSAPPTPIPMHTLLGERARGDRLAEQQFHLVLLDTERAGTVYPLSGEVLRIGKAPENDVVIDHPTVSRNHLLVRRQGDRFLVQDLGSTNGTFLDGAQVREAYLRPGALIEVGDVRLRFSPQVAPVEIAPSAEDRLGELVGRSVPMRQIFALLQRIAPTDSTVLLVGETGTGKGAATKALHKLSPRASGPLVVFDCASVSDSLIESELFGHEKGAFTGAVGQRIGCLERAHGGTLFLDEIDDLAMDLQPKLLRALEDREFHRLGASTPVSFDARIIVASKKDLWAEAQAGRFREDLYFRLSVFTVTLPPLRDRKEDLSLLVDAFGGQGLWSRLTEKVREQFLGHTWPGNVRELRNAIERARHMADLPEMAVEGLLRESPPEVSEPTGESLPVGYSGPFKQCKDELVRAFEREYLTRLLQRTKGNIARAAREAELDRKHLYSLLHKYGLVQSEGD, from the coding sequence ATGTCCTCCGCTCCTCCCACCCCCATCCCCATGCATACCCTCCTCGGCGAGCGGGCTCGCGGAGACAGGCTCGCGGAACAACAGTTCCATCTGGTGCTGCTGGACACCGAGCGCGCCGGCACCGTCTACCCGCTCAGCGGCGAGGTGCTGCGCATCGGCAAGGCACCCGAAAACGACGTCGTCATCGACCACCCCACCGTCAGCCGCAACCACCTGCTGGTGCGCCGCCAGGGCGACCGCTTCCTCGTGCAGGACCTCGGCTCCACCAACGGCACCTTCCTCGATGGTGCCCAGGTGCGCGAGGCCTACCTGCGCCCCGGTGCCCTCATCGAGGTGGGCGACGTGCGCCTGCGCTTCAGCCCCCAGGTGGCCCCGGTGGAGATCGCCCCCTCGGCCGAGGACCGGCTCGGCGAGCTGGTGGGCCGCAGCGTGCCGATGCGTCAGATTTTCGCGCTCCTCCAGCGCATCGCCCCCACGGACTCCACGGTGCTGCTGGTGGGCGAGACGGGCACGGGCAAGGGCGCCGCGACCAAGGCGCTGCACAAGCTGTCACCCCGGGCCTCGGGGCCGCTGGTGGTATTCGACTGTGCCTCGGTGTCGGACTCACTTATCGAGAGTGAACTCTTCGGCCATGAGAAAGGCGCCTTCACCGGAGCGGTGGGCCAGCGCATCGGCTGCCTGGAGCGGGCCCATGGCGGCACGCTCTTCCTGGATGAGATCGACGACCTGGCGATGGACCTGCAGCCCAAGCTGCTGCGCGCTCTCGAGGATCGGGAGTTCCACCGGCTGGGCGCCTCCACGCCGGTGTCCTTCGACGCGCGCATCATCGTGGCGAGCAAGAAGGACCTCTGGGCCGAGGCCCAGGCGGGCCGCTTCCGCGAGGACCTGTACTTCCGGCTGTCCGTCTTCACGGTGACGCTGCCACCGCTGCGCGACCGCAAGGAGGACCTCTCCCTGCTGGTGGATGCCTTCGGCGGGCAGGGGCTGTGGAGCCGGCTGACGGAGAAGGTGCGCGAGCAGTTCCTCGGGCACACGTGGCCGGGCAACGTGCGCGAGCTGCGCAACGCCATCGAGCGCGCCCGGCACATGGCGGACCTGCCGGAGATGGCCGTGGAGGGGCTGCTGCGCGAGTCCCCCCCCGAGGTGTCGGAGCCCACGGGCGAGTCGCTCCCGGTGGGCTACTCGGGCCCCTTCAAGCAGTGCAAGGACGAGCTGGTGCGCGCCTTCGAGCGCGAGTACCTCACCCGGCTGCTCCAGCGCACCAAGGGCAACATCGCCCGCGCCGCCCGCGAGGCCGAGCTGGACCGCAAGCACCTCTACTCGCTGCTGCACAAGTACGGCCTGGTGCAGAGCGAGGGAGACTGA
- a CDS encoding response regulator transcription factor has translation MSDKPRRILVVEDDLAILTGLSMNLKFEGYEVLQAQDGRQGLARALDEAPDLLVLDVMMPELNGFEVLKELRQRGRDTPVVVLSAKGSEMDKILGLNLGADDYVAKPFGLQELLARIKAVLRRRYPVSGQPPPLAFGDVQVDMAAKTVTRGGQPVELTAQEFKLLAHFLGHPGRTFNREELLSAAWGYDYVGSARTVDNFMRQLRLKLEPDPEQPRHFLTVRGLGYRFER, from the coding sequence ATGAGCGACAAGCCTCGACGCATCCTGGTGGTGGAAGACGACCTGGCCATCCTCACCGGGCTGTCCATGAACCTGAAGTTCGAGGGCTACGAGGTCCTCCAGGCCCAGGACGGCCGGCAGGGCCTGGCACGCGCGCTCGACGAGGCGCCGGACCTGCTCGTGCTGGACGTCATGATGCCCGAGCTCAACGGCTTCGAGGTGCTCAAGGAGCTGCGCCAGCGCGGCCGGGACACCCCCGTGGTGGTGCTCAGCGCCAAGGGCTCGGAGATGGATAAAATCCTCGGCCTCAACCTGGGCGCGGACGACTACGTGGCCAAGCCCTTCGGGTTGCAGGAGCTGCTGGCCCGCATCAAGGCCGTGCTGCGCCGGCGCTACCCCGTCTCCGGACAACCCCCACCGCTCGCCTTCGGGGACGTGCAGGTGGACATGGCCGCCAAGACGGTGACGCGCGGTGGACAGCCCGTGGAGCTCACGGCCCAGGAGTTCAAGCTGCTGGCCCACTTCCTCGGCCACCCGGGGCGCACCTTCAACCGCGAGGAGCTGCTGAGCGCCGCCTGGGGCTACGACTACGTGGGCAGCGCGCGCACGGTGGACAACTTCATGCGCCAGCTGCGGCTCAAGCTGGAGCCCGACCCCGAGCAGCCCCGGCACTTCCTCACCGTCCGAGGGCTCGGCTACCGCTTCGAGCGCTGA